A genomic segment from bacterium encodes:
- a CDS encoding Gfo/Idh/MocA family oxidoreductase, with amino-acid sequence MDQKTMKNRRSFLKQSAAAAGVIAAGSAAAAEAKRPRFKRKSPSSAELLEVGVLTTQGGHIDSIWGPLINPTGDKMRVTGMVMTSAWDINPESLDSFAKKYNVSKVKNYYDMVDKVDAIVIADFASLFWFQDLVRPYLEAGIPTFINRPFASSLKNARDMIETARKAGTPIMCGSSLEYVQAVDSIRQALPDLGELTGYVADNAMSDYATHGVHGIYFVYACVGGGVKSVSYQTGDWTRPNGIMTFGYKGRNGGADFWGSLLQPYRSGSAWIKVYGKGQAKRSDGYFLDVTVERQMDWPREGRGP; translated from the coding sequence ATGGATCAGAAAACCATGAAAAACCGAAGATCGTTTCTCAAGCAGTCAGCCGCAGCAGCAGGAGTGATTGCGGCGGGATCGGCAGCCGCTGCAGAAGCCAAACGTCCCCGATTCAAGAGAAAAAGCCCCTCGTCGGCAGAACTGCTCGAAGTGGGTGTTCTCACCACCCAGGGAGGTCATATCGACAGCATCTGGGGCCCGCTCATCAATCCGACCGGCGACAAGATGCGGGTGACGGGGATGGTGATGACAAGCGCCTGGGATATCAATCCGGAAAGTCTCGACAGCTTCGCGAAAAAGTACAATGTCAGCAAAGTGAAGAATTACTATGACATGGTCGACAAGGTGGATGCCATAGTCATAGCCGATTTTGCCTCGCTTTTCTGGTTTCAGGACCTCGTGCGCCCGTACCTCGAAGCGGGGATTCCGACCTTCATCAACCGTCCCTTCGCATCGAGCCTCAAAAATGCCCGCGACATGATCGAAACCGCCCGGAAAGCCGGAACACCCATCATGTGCGGCTCTTCGCTCGAATACGTGCAGGCGGTCGACAGCATCCGTCAGGCGCTGCCGGACCTCGGGGAGCTGACCGGGTATGTCGCCGACAACGCCATGAGCGACTATGCCACCCATGGCGTTCACGGTATCTATTTTGTCTATGCCTGCGTTGGCGGCGGAGTTAAAAGCGTTTCTTACCAGACCGGCGACTGGACTCGCCCGAACGGCATCATGACCTTCGGATACAAGGGCCGGAACGGGGGCGCCGATTTCTGGGGGAGCCTCCTCCAGCCGTACCGCTCGGGAAGTGCATGGATCAAGGTGTACGGGAAAGGGCAGGCAAAACGGAGCGACGGGTACTTTCTCGATGTGACAGTGGAACGCCAGATGGACTGGCCCCGCGAGGGACGGGGCCCCG